The nucleotide window GAACAACTACTTTCTGTTCTTTTGTTTCTTTTAACGTCCCTTTGTCATAAGCCATTCTCCTTAATTCTTGTATGATTTCCATAACTTCTTCTTCTTGAGAAAGGAAAGCATCTCCAAGTCTTCTTGTCTGTTCAAGTTCTTGACTCAAAGAAAATAGCACATCTTTGAAATGGCATAATGATTTAACACTTGTGTCCCAATCTTTTTCAAGGAGAGCCTCGCTTAAGGTATCTCCTTGTAACCCTTTATTTTTATTTAACCATCTTTCAGCTTCAACGATTTCAAGCGGGTAGGTTGAAGCCATTAAAATTTGTGAAAGTAATGAATCTGGATATAATGCAATAGGGGCAAGCATTTGTGTTAACTCTTCTTTGCTGAACCTATAATCTTCATCTGTTTCTACATATCCATATACCATAGTTGAGAAAACAAATAGTAATATAAGAGAAATTACAACTCCTGCTTTGTTAAAAATGGTGTTTTTGATTTTCATTTTTTTTGCCTCCTTTTTAATGTTTTTTATAAAGAGCGTTTTTTATTGCTTTTAATATTATGACGAGTGGCATACAATAAAGTTTAGTGGAGGCAGTCTAAAAAGAGTGCTATCAATGAAAAAAAGTTGTGGTTTAAAGAAACATCTTTTTGCTGTACGTTTGAAATGTAGGATTGGTATCAAACCATATATTAAGGTTGATTCAAAAAAGGTGGCATATTTGCCACCTTCTTTGAACATAAAAGTTTTTTTAAGCAGATTTTACCTAATGCTTATTTCTTTTCCAGTTGTTTGATCCTTGTTTCAGCAGTTCTTTTGTGGGATGCTGTTACATAAGGTGCTTCAATAAGTTTTTTGAATTCTTCGAGAGCTTTTTCACTGTTTTTCTCTGCAAAATAGGATTGGGCAGTATTAAAATGGGCATTACTTTTTGTATTATTTGAAATGCCCGCTTCTTTAGTTGCAAGGACAGTTGCAAAAGCTTCTCTACTTTTTTCGTATTCTGATTGGGCTAAGTAGATTTCGCCAGTTGCAAGGATGGCTTCTGTTTTATACCCTATCCTCTTTTCATTAGGGATAAATTTTAAGTAATTCTCTAATGCGTCTTTATAGTTCTTATCTAATTTTTGAGCCCTGGCGATGTAAAGAATGGCAAAATGTTTTGTGGCTTGTCCAGTCCCTTCAATTTCTTGAGCTTTTAATGCGGCTTTAATTGTTTCTGCTGTGTTTTTTTCTATCCAAAAAACTGTAGCTATTCCAAGCTGTCCTCTTCCTTTTAAAACAGCAGATGCTTTTTCCATAGCGACAATCTTCTCAAAAGCTTCTTTTGCACCTTCATTATTTTTCTCATATCTCCAAAAATATCCGCCTATTTCAAGTAGAGCTTGAGATTTTTGATCATCTGTTGCCTCTTCTATTTGAAGGACCTTTTCATATTCTTGTCTTGCCTCAAGAAATTTGTTTTCTCTTGCGTATGTTGAGGCAATGGTAAGTTGAATTTTTGCTGCTTCTATTCCTTTAAGCTCGGGTAATGATTTTTGGAACTCTTCTCTTGCTTCACTATATTTTTTCTGTCTTAATAGTGTTTGAGCAATAACTAGGTCAGCAAAGGTTGTGCTTGCAAAACATAAACAAA belongs to bacterium and includes:
- a CDS encoding tetratricopeptide repeat protein — its product is MRKFNTLILLGICLCFASTTFADLVIAQTLLRQKKYSEAREEFQKSLPELKGIEAAKIQLTIASTYARENKFLEARQEYEKVLQIEEATDDQKSQALLEIGGYFWRYEKNNEGAKEAFEKIVAMEKASAVLKGRGQLGIATVFWIEKNTAETIKAALKAQEIEGTGQATKHFAILYIARAQKLDKNYKDALENYLKFIPNEKRIGYKTEAILATGEIYLAQSEYEKSREAFATVLATKEAGISNNTKSNAHFNTAQSYFAEKNSEKALEEFKKLIEAPYVTASHKRTAETRIKQLEKK